From the genome of Haloarcula limicola, one region includes:
- a CDS encoding proline dehydrogenase family protein: MLPPLARRFVAGESAAAALEHARRTNERNVGVICNRLGEHYRERAPAAADTAAYERLVADIGASDLRACISVKPSQLGLLVDETFFRENLARVVESAAEHGVFVWMDMEDHTTTDAAIDAFETQAEAHEGGVGLCLQSNLRRTADDLERLADVPGKLRLVKGAYDPPADVAYQRKAEVNEAYRRDLEFLFRERTGGIAVGSHDPEMLTLAADLHSEYETPYEVQMLMGVRTDAQYELADVCDVWQYAPFGSEWPAYFWRRVLERKENALFALRALAGG; the protein is encoded by the coding sequence ATGTTGCCGCCACTGGCACGTCGGTTCGTCGCCGGGGAGTCGGCCGCCGCGGCCCTCGAACACGCCCGCCGGACGAACGAGCGGAACGTCGGCGTCATCTGCAACCGGTTGGGCGAACACTACCGCGAGCGCGCTCCCGCGGCGGCCGACACCGCCGCCTACGAGCGGCTCGTCGCCGACATCGGCGCGAGCGACCTCCGGGCCTGTATCTCCGTGAAGCCCTCCCAGCTCGGGCTGCTCGTCGACGAGACGTTCTTCCGCGAGAACCTCGCGCGCGTCGTCGAGAGCGCCGCGGAACACGGCGTCTTCGTCTGGATGGACATGGAGGACCACACGACGACCGACGCCGCCATCGACGCCTTCGAGACGCAGGCCGAGGCACACGAGGGCGGCGTCGGCCTCTGTCTCCAGTCGAACCTCCGGCGGACGGCCGACGACCTCGAGCGGCTCGCGGACGTGCCGGGAAAGCTCCGGCTGGTCAAGGGCGCGTACGACCCGCCCGCGGACGTGGCCTACCAGCGCAAAGCCGAGGTGAACGAGGCCTACCGGCGGGACCTGGAGTTCCTGTTCCGCGAGCGCACCGGCGGGATCGCCGTCGGCAGCCACGACCCCGAGATGCTGACGCTGGCGGCGGACCTCCACAGCGAGTACGAGACGCCCTACGAGGTGCAGATGCTGATGGGCGTGCGGACCGACGCCCAGTACGAGCTCGCCGACGTCTGTGACGTCTGGCAGTACGCCCCCTTCGGCAGCGAGTGGCCCGCGTACTTCTGGCGGCGCGTCCTCGAGCGAAAGGAGAACGCGCTGTTCGCGCTTCGCGCGCTCGCCGGCGGCTAG
- a CDS encoding DUF502 domain-containing protein produces the protein MASSSSWKRDFASGLIVLLPIIVTLTVIIYLYGILASAAFFIPAIDSGLLIALGVPADAATARAVEFARVFVALVLFVLLVFSVGYLMRTAFGDIVERALDDAMNHVPGLRVVYNASKMAVETAVSGTDELQKPVKLEVWDGLRMTAFKTGKTTDDGRDVLFLPTAPNITTGFVIEVSPEDYEETDERVEDALTRILSAGFGDTHDGDSPIPMTSED, from the coding sequence ATGGCCTCGTCCTCGTCGTGGAAGCGTGACTTCGCGAGCGGCCTCATCGTTCTGTTGCCCATCATCGTCACTCTCACCGTCATCATCTACCTCTACGGCATCCTGGCTTCCGCGGCGTTTTTCATCCCCGCCATCGACTCCGGGCTCCTGATCGCGCTCGGCGTGCCCGCCGACGCCGCCACCGCCCGAGCGGTGGAGTTCGCCCGGGTCTTCGTCGCGCTCGTCCTGTTCGTCCTGCTCGTCTTCTCCGTGGGCTACCTGATGCGGACCGCCTTCGGCGACATCGTCGAGCGGGCCTTAGACGACGCGATGAACCACGTTCCGGGGCTTCGGGTGGTGTACAACGCCTCGAAGATGGCGGTCGAGACGGCGGTTTCGGGCACCGACGAACTCCAGAAACCCGTGAAGCTCGAAGTGTGGGACGGCCTGCGGATGACCGCGTTCAAGACCGGGAAGACGACCGACGACGGCCGCGACGTCCTGTTCCTGCCGACGGCTCCGAACATCACCACCGGGTTCGTCATCGAGGTCTCTCCCGAGGACTACGAGGAGACCGACGAACGCGTCGAGGACGCGCTGACGCGCATCCTCAGCGCCGGCTTCGGCGACACGCACGACGGCGATAGCCCGATCCCGATGACCAGCGAAGACTAG
- a CDS encoding branched-chain amino acid transaminase, with product MSDRPEMFEGVEEVWMDGEFVDFEEANVHLLTHALHYGTGVFEGVRCYETEEGPAIFRWEEHLDRFYDSAEVYDMEIPFEKDELTEATVELIQREGLQSCYIRPIAFYGYGPLGLNPGKSPVQVGLAAWPWGAYLGEEALEEGVDVAISSWRKYSSDQIPTNAKTTGPYVNSVLASLEARGNGYVEAIVLNQEGNVAEGPGENVFLVRDGEIYTTGLAESILDGITRRTAIELAEELGYEVHDEATISRGELYTADELFFTGTAAEVTPIRSVDDNQIGAGTKGPVTDELQTAFFDLVESGEREEWFRYV from the coding sequence ATGAGCGACCGCCCCGAGATGTTCGAGGGCGTCGAGGAGGTCTGGATGGACGGCGAGTTCGTCGACTTCGAGGAGGCGAACGTCCACCTGCTGACCCACGCGCTGCACTACGGCACCGGCGTCTTCGAGGGCGTCCGCTGTTACGAGACCGAGGAAGGCCCGGCGATCTTCCGCTGGGAGGAACACCTCGATCGGTTCTACGACTCCGCGGAGGTGTACGACATGGAGATCCCCTTCGAGAAGGACGAGCTCACCGAGGCCACGGTGGAACTCATCCAGCGGGAGGGCCTGCAGTCTTGCTACATCCGCCCGATCGCCTTCTACGGGTACGGACCGCTCGGGCTGAACCCGGGCAAGTCGCCCGTGCAGGTCGGCCTCGCCGCGTGGCCGTGGGGCGCGTATCTCGGCGAAGAGGCGCTCGAAGAGGGCGTCGACGTGGCCATCTCCTCTTGGCGGAAGTACTCCTCCGACCAGATCCCGACCAACGCGAAGACGACCGGTCCCTACGTCAACAGCGTTCTCGCGTCGCTCGAGGCCAGAGGCAACGGCTACGTCGAGGCCATCGTCCTCAACCAGGAGGGCAACGTCGCCGAGGGGCCGGGCGAGAACGTCTTCCTCGTCCGCGACGGCGAGATCTACACGACCGGGCTGGCCGAGTCCATCCTCGACGGCATCACCCGGCGCACCGCCATCGAACTCGCCGAGGAACTGGGCTACGAGGTCCACGACGAGGCGACAATCTCGCGGGGCGAACTGTACACCGCCGACGAGCTGTTCTTCACCGGCACCGCGGCGGAGGTGACGCCCATCCGCAGCGTCGACGACAACCAGATCGGCGCGGGGACCAAGGGACCGGTCACCGACGAGCTCCAGACGGCCTTCTTCGACCTCGTCGAGTCGGGCGAGCGAGAAGAGTGGTTCCGCTACGTCTGA
- the ribB gene encoding 3,4-dihydroxy-2-butanone-4-phosphate synthase, whose translation MSRSESPVDTDSAADAVAAFARGDPVLVHDAADREGETDVIYPAGAVDSAAVAHMRNDAGGLVCVALSDAVADALDLPFMREVVDHPTAADHELGYDERSSFSLTVNHRDTFTGITDEDRALTIRELAATAADPDAAAFAEAFRSPGHVHLLRAAPNLLDDREGHTELGIALAAAADQPPAAVVCEMLDDETGEALPPAAARAYAEREGLVYVEGAALLAALD comes from the coding sequence ATGTCTCGGAGTGAATCGCCCGTGGACACGGACAGCGCCGCCGACGCCGTCGCCGCGTTCGCCCGCGGCGACCCCGTGCTGGTCCACGACGCCGCCGACCGCGAAGGGGAGACGGACGTGATCTACCCGGCAGGTGCGGTCGATTCGGCGGCCGTCGCCCACATGCGCAATGACGCGGGCGGTCTCGTCTGCGTCGCCCTCTCCGACGCCGTCGCCGACGCCCTGGACCTCCCGTTCATGCGGGAGGTCGTCGACCACCCGACCGCCGCGGACCACGAACTGGGCTACGACGAGCGCTCCTCGTTCTCGCTGACGGTGAACCACCGCGACACCTTCACCGGCATCACCGACGAGGACCGCGCGCTGACCATCCGCGAACTCGCCGCGACCGCCGCCGACCCCGACGCCGCGGCCTTCGCCGAGGCGTTCCGTTCGCCGGGTCACGTCCACCTCCTGCGGGCCGCGCCGAACCTCTTGGACGACCGAGAAGGCCACACCGAACTCGGAATCGCGCTGGCCGCCGCCGCCGACCAGCCCCCCGCCGCCGTGGTCTGTGAGATGCTCGACGACGAGACGGGCGAGGCGCTGCCGCCGGCCGCCGCCCGCGCCTACGCCGAGCGCGAAGGCCTGGTCTACGTCGAGGGAGCGGCGCTGCTGGCCGCGCTCGACTGA
- a CDS encoding DUF120 domain-containing protein, whose protein sequence is MAESSGRVVGRDELATLKLLALDGAMDEPTKVSCADLAARLDASNQTASRRLQRLEDADFLDRDIGGDGQEVRITAAGERRLQSEYADYRRIFESDASVHLNGIVTSGMGEGRHYITLPGYMEQFIERLDYEPFAGTLNLELTEESVRKRARLGALEPVTIEGWEDDERTYGPAYCYPVSIESGDGEYEPAHVIAPERTHHGEEQLEVIAPEKLRDVLELEDGDEVIVHVSE, encoded by the coding sequence ATGGCTGAATCATCGGGACGGGTCGTCGGGCGCGACGAGCTGGCGACGCTGAAACTGCTCGCGCTCGACGGCGCGATGGACGAGCCGACGAAGGTGTCCTGTGCGGACCTCGCGGCGCGCCTCGACGCCTCGAATCAGACGGCCTCGCGCCGTCTCCAACGGCTCGAAGACGCCGACTTCCTGGACCGCGACATCGGCGGCGACGGCCAGGAGGTCCGCATCACCGCCGCGGGCGAGCGCCGCCTCCAGTCGGAGTACGCCGACTACCGGCGCATCTTCGAGTCGGACGCGAGCGTCCACCTGAACGGCATCGTCACCTCGGGAATGGGCGAGGGACGGCACTACATCACGCTTCCCGGATACATGGAGCAGTTCATCGAGCGGCTGGACTACGAACCGTTCGCCGGGACGCTGAACCTCGAACTCACCGAGGAGAGCGTCCGCAAGCGCGCGCGGCTCGGCGCGCTCGAACCCGTGACTATCGAGGGCTGGGAGGACGACGAGCGAACCTACGGCCCGGCGTACTGCTACCCGGTTTCCATCGAGAGCGGCGACGGCGAGTACGAGCCCGCCCACGTCATCGCGCCCGAGCGGACCCACCACGGCGAGGAGCAACTTGAGGTCATCGCCCCCGAGAAGCTCCGGGACGTGCTGGAACTGGAAGACGGCGACGAGGTGATCGTCCATGTCTCGGAGTGA
- the twy1 gene encoding 4-demethylwyosine synthase TYW1, which produces MSESDGAKQVDDPDYHSQNHTAAQACGWTKNAMRGEGKCYKYIFYGIESHRCIQMTPVVKCNERCVFCWRDHAGHAYELGDVEWDDPAAVADASVELQKDLLSGFGGNDEVPDDVFDQAMEPRHVAISLDGEPTLYPYLPELIEEFHARDITTFLVSNGTNPELLAECDPTQLYVSVDAPDRKTFDSTVKAVEDGAWESLIDTFDVLAEKDETRTVIRTTLVNGHNMHHPEWYAAMCDRANADFVEMKAYMHVGHSRGRLDRDSMPDHSEVRAFTEAVGEYLPHDVLKEVEESRVAVLAEDEQTWVPKLKKGSEFWERDALVEY; this is translated from the coding sequence ATGAGCGAGTCCGACGGGGCCAAACAGGTCGACGACCCCGACTACCACAGCCAGAACCACACGGCCGCACAGGCCTGTGGCTGGACGAAGAACGCGATGCGGGGTGAGGGAAAGTGCTACAAATACATCTTCTACGGGATCGAGTCCCACCGCTGCATTCAGATGACGCCCGTCGTGAAGTGCAACGAGCGCTGCGTCTTCTGCTGGCGCGACCACGCGGGCCACGCCTACGAACTGGGCGACGTCGAGTGGGACGACCCGGCGGCCGTCGCCGACGCCTCCGTGGAGCTGCAGAAGGACCTGCTCTCGGGGTTCGGCGGCAACGACGAGGTGCCCGACGACGTCTTCGACCAGGCGATGGAGCCGCGCCACGTCGCCATCTCGCTGGACGGCGAGCCGACGCTGTACCCGTATCTGCCGGAACTCATCGAGGAGTTCCACGCGCGGGACATCACGACCTTCCTCGTCTCGAACGGCACGAACCCCGAGCTGCTCGCCGAGTGCGACCCGACACAGCTGTACGTCTCCGTCGACGCCCCCGACCGCAAGACGTTCGACTCGACGGTGAAGGCCGTCGAGGACGGCGCGTGGGAATCGCTGATCGACACGTTCGACGTCCTCGCGGAGAAGGACGAGACGCGCACGGTGATTCGGACGACGCTCGTGAACGGCCACAACATGCACCACCCCGAGTGGTACGCGGCGATGTGCGACCGGGCGAACGCCGACTTCGTCGAGATGAAGGCGTACATGCACGTCGGCCACTCCCGCGGACGCCTCGATCGCGATTCGATGCCCGACCATAGCGAGGTCCGGGCGTTCACGGAAGCCGTCGGCGAGTACCTCCCCCACGACGTGCTCAAGGAGGTCGAGGAGTCCCGCGTGGCCGTCCTCGCCGAGGACGAGCAGACGTGGGTGCCGAAGTTGAAGAAGGGAAGCGAGTTCTGGGAGCGGGACGCGTTGGTGGAGTACTGA
- a CDS encoding DUF7501 family protein, protein MTSHDHPQRDSPDWERPDFCPFCGTALADGGAGFVDHMDDSPPCAERFESWRERITDDVGGEWGG, encoded by the coding sequence GTGACCTCACACGACCATCCACAGCGAGACTCGCCGGACTGGGAGCGCCCGGACTTCTGCCCGTTCTGCGGCACGGCGCTGGCCGACGGCGGTGCCGGATTCGTCGACCACATGGACGACAGCCCGCCCTGCGCGGAGCGATTCGAGTCGTGGCGCGAACGGATAACCGACGACGTCGGCGGCGAGTGGGGCGGCTGA